A genomic window from Scomber scombrus chromosome 18, fScoSco1.1, whole genome shotgun sequence includes:
- the hmox2b gene encoding heme oxygenase 2 gives MSAEKMETTGSLLNGAGAVHEEKEDILRPDDLSEMLAAGTKVVHEKAENTQFVKDFLKGRIRKELFKLGHVALYYTYTAMEEEIERNKDHPYFAPLYFPAELHRHEALALDLEYFYGPDWQSQVSCSQATQRYVDRIHQVGQEDPVLLVAHAYTRYMGDLSGGQVLKKVAQRAMKLPPTGEGLEFYQFNAIHSAKAFKQLYRSRMNELELDMETKQKLVDEAVMAFQFNMEVFDELEEISKTIQEDVLDAGLPVHGAMGGDISKCPYYTAKMAATSGTAYACQIAMAVLRHPTGQVLFATWFAALAGLAAWYLM, from the exons ATGTCTGCAGAAAAGATGGAGACAACCGGCAGTTTGTTAAATGGAGCGGGGGCTGTACATGAGGAGAAAGAGGACATCCTCAG ACCTGATGATCTGTCTGAGATGCTTGCAGCAGGGACCAAGGTGGTTCATGAAAAAGCTGAGAACACCCagtttgtgaaggatttcctaAAGGGGCGCATCCGCAAAGAGCTCTTTAAG cttGGTCATGTAGCACTCTACTATACTTACACAGCCATGGAGGAGGAGATTGAAAGGAACAAGGACCACCCCTACTTTGCCCCCCTTTATTTTCCTGCAGAGCTGCACCGTCATGAGGCTCTGGCCCTTGACCTTGAGTACTTTTACGGCCCTGACTGGCAGTCCCAGGTCAGCTGCTCCCAGGCCACCCAACGCTATGTGGACCGTATCCACCAAGTAGGGCAGGAAGATCCAGTGCTGTTGGTGGCCCACGCCTACACCCGCTACATGGGGGACCTATCTGGGGGTCAGGTGCTGAAGAAAGTGGCGCAGAGAGCCATGAAACTTCCTCCCACAGGAGAAGGGCTGGAATTCTATCAGTTCAATGCCATCCACAGTGCCAAAGCATTCAAGCAGCTGTACCGCAGTCGGATGAACGAGCTGGAGCTGGACATGGAAACAAAGCAGAAGCTGGTGGACGAAGCTGTCATGGCCTTCCAGTTCAACATGGAG GTGTTTGACGAACTGGAAGAGATCAGTAAAACCATCCAGGAAGATGTTTTAGATGCCGGCTTGCCCGTCCATGGAGCAATGGGTGGAGACATCAGCAAATGTCCCTACTATACTGCCAAAATGg CGGCGACCAGTGGAACAGCCTACGCATGTCAGATCGCCATGGCTGTGCTCCGACACCCAACAGGACAGGTGCTGTTTGCGACTTGGTTTGCTGCTTTGGCTGGATTGGCTGCGTGGTATCTGATGTAA